One genomic region from bacterium encodes:
- a CDS encoding DUF4956 domain-containing protein — MLQEFSTILTTGITFEQVTINLLFALVCGLSISWIYRLTYRGPGFAISFVHALIYLAMITAVVIMVIGNNLARAFGLVGAMSIIRFRTAVKDTADIVFIFFSLAIGMAAGVSMHKLALGATMLIGLVMIIMAKSTAVLPMGRKFLLQFSLLGDRPDAVPYEAILKEYCRTYKLINVKTEEEESLYEISYYVDLRNEQQHYELVNNLKKLTGMLRVNLFYDEEAI, encoded by the coding sequence ATGTTGCAGGAATTCAGCACAATCTTGACCACCGGCATCACCTTTGAACAGGTGACCATCAATTTGCTCTTTGCCCTGGTGTGCGGGCTCTCAATCTCATGGATATACCGCCTCACCTACCGGGGACCGGGTTTCGCTATCAGTTTTGTGCACGCGCTGATCTACCTCGCGATGATCACTGCTGTCGTTATCATGGTCATCGGCAACAACCTCGCCCGGGCCTTCGGCCTGGTCGGAGCAATGTCGATCATCCGCTTTCGCACCGCAGTCAAGGATACTGCAGATATCGTTTTTATCTTCTTCAGCCTGGCCATCGGCATGGCGGCTGGAGTCAGCATGCATAAACTGGCCCTCGGCGCCACCATGTTAATCGGCCTGGTTATGATCATTATGGCTAAAAGCACGGCAGTCCTGCCGATGGGGCGGAAATTTCTGCTCCAGTTTTCCCTGCTCGGCGACAGGCCCGACGCGGTGCCCTACGAAGCCATCCTGAAAGAGTACTGCCGCACCTACAAATTGATCAACGTCAAAACGGAAGAGGAGGAGAGCCTCTACGAGATTTCATACTACGTTGACTTGCGCAACGAACAACAACATTATGAGCTGGTGAATAATCTGAAAAAACTGACCGGCATGCTGCGAGTCAACCTCTTTTATGATGAGGAAGCGATTTGA
- a CDS encoding polyphosphate polymerase domain-containing protein, which produces MFRYEFKYMVPFSRIDALRRRIGPFVQEDKFAGRRPDHQYIVRSIYYENTGYRSYEEKLAGIERRVKVRIRGYNQPEPESSVFLELKRKHGPFIRKNRAPVLWSELSDLLRDRDVERHVCVRRSFEQGKEDARLFFYQLIAKGMSPAILITYEREAYFATFDRRIRLTFDKHIGFRLTQDPRLLFDEKSLTPLFRNHFVFELKFDDSLPEWLIDVISEFNLQRQAVSKYALSLERAWFLRHGRHRRDYVSLLPAWGGIEPRPHRNQETGTI; this is translated from the coding sequence ATGTTTCGTTACGAGTTCAAGTATATGGTGCCCTTCAGCAGGATCGATGCCTTGCGGAGGCGGATCGGACCATTTGTCCAGGAGGACAAGTTTGCCGGGCGGCGGCCGGACCATCAGTACATCGTCCGCAGTATTTATTATGAGAACACCGGCTATCGAAGCTATGAGGAAAAGCTGGCCGGGATCGAACGCCGTGTTAAGGTGCGCATCCGGGGTTATAACCAGCCGGAACCGGAGAGTAGCGTTTTTCTCGAGCTCAAACGCAAACACGGTCCTTTCATCCGCAAGAACAGGGCACCGGTGCTTTGGTCGGAGCTGTCAGACTTGCTACGCGACCGCGATGTGGAACGCCATGTCTGCGTGCGGCGCTCCTTCGAGCAGGGCAAAGAAGATGCGCGACTTTTTTTCTATCAGCTCATCGCCAAGGGCATGAGTCCTGCAATTCTGATCACCTATGAAAGGGAGGCCTATTTCGCAACCTTCGACCGCCGCATTCGCTTGACTTTCGACAAGCATATCGGTTTTCGTCTGACACAAGATCCGCGACTTCTGTTCGATGAAAAATCGCTCACGCCACTCTTCCGCAACCATTTCGTTTTCGAACTGAAATTTGATGACAGTCTGCCCGAGTGGCTGATCGATGTCATTTCGGAATTCAATCTGCAGCGTCAGGCGGTCTCAAAGTATGCCTTATCGCTGGAGCGAGCCTGGTTTCTCCGTCACGGACGGCATCGCCGCGATTATGTATCCCTTCTGCCCGCCTGGGGAGGGATCGAACCAAGGCCCCATCGGAATCAGGAGACCGGCACGATTTAG
- a CDS encoding cbb3-type cytochrome c oxidase subunit I, giving the protein MSDQAQPGILKILSGEMVTAFELITQRLAFAITLITLWSARPLKMINPLKFLLGGLLGFALTVPAGIMQADLGLNRILHNTQWVVGPHVHVALLVGLPMTPYSAIYLLLPILTNGAKL; this is encoded by the coding sequence ATGTCCGATCAGGCACAGCCGGGCATTCTCAAGATCCTCTCCGGCGAGATGGTCACGGCCTTCGAACTGATCACCCAGAGACTGGCCTTCGCCATCACGCTGATCACCCTCTGGAGCGCACGGCCGCTCAAGATGATCAATCCGCTCAAATTCCTGCTCGGCGGTCTGCTCGGTTTCGCCCTAACCGTGCCGGCGGGGATCATGCAGGCGGACCTCGGGCTGAACCGCATCCTCCATAACACCCAGTGGGTGGTTGGCCCGCACGTCCACGTCGCCTTACTCGTCGGACTGCCCATGACCCCCTACTCGGCCATCTATCTGCTGCTGCCGATACTGACCAACGGCGCCAAACTCTAG
- the kdpF gene encoding K(+)-transporting ATPase subunit F produces the protein MKIDWIFALLMVIFLIGYLVYAMLFPEKF, from the coding sequence ATGAAAATCGACTGGATATTCGCCCTGCTGATGGTGATCTTTTTGATCGGCTATCTGGTTTATGCTATGCTCTTTCCAGAAAAATTCTGA
- the kdpA gene encoding potassium-transporting ATPase subunit KdpA, translating into MEGSFVPYFVLYFALLFLLTPPLAHFMSRVFRSDHHPADRFLGGMERAIYRTAGIDPQREMSVREYGWCLALLNGAGLLLVLALQLVQNYLPLNPAHQAAVSFLLALNTAVSFATNTNWQAYSGEVTLSPLTQSFGLTVLNFLSAATGLTVLLVLIRSFVLERATTVGNFWQDLVRTIVYLFIPLSLLLALLLAGQGVVQSWNAGVTAVPPRGDPQFIPLGPVASQVAIKQLGTNGGGFFGTNSAHPFENPTLLSSLLEMLAILLIPSSQVLMFGRMIGAKRQGWTLWMVMLFLLLAGLAIALVDAGKPFAACDQQASLEGIEMRFGIGHSVLWSVLTTSASNGSVNAMLGSSAPLTGGIGMLNIMLGEVIFGGVGVGLTGMLIFVLITVFIAGLMTGRTPEYLGKKIDAFEIKMAMIVMLAPIFLILVGSALAVASKAGLASRSIAGPHGLSEILYAFSSAAGNNGSAFAGLNANTPFYNGTLALSMLLGRAAAIFPILAMAGKLAAKPKMAESAGTLKTDTLLFAGLLIGVIAIIGVLTFFPALSLGPLLEHALVKVGTTF; encoded by the coding sequence ATGGAAGGTTCATTTGTTCCCTATTTCGTGCTCTATTTTGCACTGCTCTTCCTGCTGACGCCCCCGCTGGCACATTTTATGAGCAGGGTCTTCAGGAGTGACCATCATCCTGCAGACCGGTTTCTCGGCGGTATGGAGCGCGCGATTTACCGGACTGCCGGGATCGATCCGCAGCGTGAAATGAGCGTCCGCGAGTACGGCTGGTGTTTGGCCCTCCTGAACGGTGCCGGTTTGCTCCTGGTGCTGGCGCTCCAGCTCGTCCAAAACTACCTGCCCCTCAACCCGGCGCACCAAGCCGCCGTTTCCTTTCTGCTGGCCCTGAATACTGCGGTCAGTTTTGCCACCAACACCAACTGGCAGGCCTATTCGGGTGAAGTCACACTGAGTCCTCTTACCCAGTCTTTCGGGCTGACTGTGCTAAATTTTCTCAGCGCCGCGACCGGTTTAACCGTGCTGCTGGTTCTGATCCGGAGTTTTGTCCTGGAACGAGCGACCACCGTTGGTAACTTCTGGCAGGATCTGGTTCGCACCATCGTCTATCTGTTCATCCCACTGTCCCTCCTTCTCGCCCTGCTGCTGGCCGGGCAGGGTGTGGTGCAGAGCTGGAATGCCGGAGTCACCGCTGTGCCTCCGCGCGGGGATCCGCAGTTCATCCCGCTTGGACCGGTCGCTTCTCAAGTGGCGATCAAGCAGCTCGGAACCAATGGCGGCGGTTTTTTTGGAACCAACAGCGCACACCCCTTCGAGAATCCTACACTCTTGAGCAGCCTGCTCGAAATGCTGGCCATTCTTTTAATTCCTTCGAGTCAGGTCCTAATGTTTGGCAGAATGATCGGTGCGAAACGTCAAGGATGGACCTTATGGATGGTCATGCTGTTCCTGCTGCTGGCTGGTCTTGCCATTGCTCTGGTCGATGCCGGCAAGCCTTTCGCCGCATGTGATCAGCAAGCTTCGCTGGAGGGGATCGAGATGCGATTCGGCATCGGCCACAGCGTACTCTGGAGTGTATTGACGACCTCTGCATCCAATGGCTCGGTCAACGCCATGCTAGGCAGCAGCGCACCGCTCACCGGCGGCATCGGGATGCTGAATATCATGCTCGGCGAGGTGATCTTTGGCGGCGTTGGTGTGGGGTTGACGGGCATGCTGATCTTTGTCCTGATCACCGTTTTTATCGCAGGATTGATGACCGGACGGACCCCCGAGTATTTGGGAAAAAAGATCGATGCTTTCGAAATTAAGATGGCGATGATCGTCATGCTAGCGCCCATTTTCCTTATTCTGGTTGGCAGCGCCCTTGCGGTCGCTTCCAAGGCGGGACTGGCGAGCCGCAGCATCGCCGGCCCCCATGGCCTATCTGAGATTCTCTATGCTTTTAGTTCCGCCGCGGGCAACAATGGCAGTGCCTTTGCCGGTTTGAACGCCAACACGCCCTTTTACAATGGCACACTGGCACTGTCAATGCTTCTGGGTCGAGCTGCGGCGATCTTTCCAATCCTGGCCATGGCCGGGAAGTTGGCGGCCAAACCTAAAATGGCCGAATCCGCGGGTACTCTGAAAACCGACACGCTGCTTTTCGCCGGACTGCTCATCGGTGTGATTGCCATCATTGGCGTCCTGACTTTTTTCCCGGCGTTATCTCTGGGCCCCCTGCTCGAGCATGCTTTGGTGAAAGTGGGCACTACTTTTTAA
- the kdpB gene encoding potassium-transporting ATPase subunit KdpB has protein sequence MHRNSVSGKLLTRDIFFRALIDTMRKFDPRWQLKNPVIFIVLLGALTTTVLLLQKGGWNGFNVQICCWLWFTVLFANFAEALAEGRGKAQAASLRRNRSETRARLIQNGQEEWVAADALNAGDVVQCRAGEIIPSDGEVIEGIATVDESAVTGESAPVIRESGGDRSAVTGGTKVLSDAIMVRITAVRGQTFLDRMISLIEGARRQKTPNEIALSILLTVLSLIFLLVTVSLYFFGAYSLTGSGATGAPLLSLPVLIALLVCLIPTTIGGLLSAIGISGMDRMLRHNVIATSGRAVEAAGDIDVLLLDKTGTITLGNRMAADLIPVPGLEKRRLAEAAYLASIADETPEGRSIVVLAKNEYDLRMGGTPHDSYHFIPFTAQSRMSGIDIPLSANRIRKIRKGAVPAVEDFILEQKGTFPEAVHIAGNAIAAQGGTPLAVAEDNQVLGLVFLKDVVKGGINERFAQMRRMGISTIMITGDNVLTAVAIAVEAGVDDFIANARPEDKLRAIRVMQSQGHRLAMIGDGTNDAPALAQADVGVAMNSGTQAAREAGNMVDLDSNPTKLLDIVEIGKQLLMTRGALTTFSITNDVAKYFAILPALFGTLYAGVSSRGPLAALDLMRLHSPASAILSAVIFNALIIIALVPLALRGVTVKPAPASETLKRNLLLYGLGGLLIPFIGIKLIDLLLAALRLI, from the coding sequence ATGCACAGAAATTCAGTTTCCGGAAAACTTTTAACGCGCGACATTTTCTTTCGTGCGCTGATCGACACCATGCGCAAGTTCGATCCGCGCTGGCAACTGAAAAATCCCGTGATTTTTATAGTCTTGCTCGGCGCCTTGACGACAACGGTTCTCCTGCTGCAAAAAGGGGGATGGAATGGCTTCAATGTCCAGATCTGCTGCTGGCTCTGGTTCACGGTGCTCTTTGCCAATTTCGCCGAGGCTCTGGCAGAAGGTCGGGGCAAAGCCCAGGCAGCCAGCCTACGGCGCAACCGGAGCGAGACCCGGGCCCGTTTGATCCAAAACGGGCAAGAGGAGTGGGTGGCGGCCGATGCGCTGAATGCGGGCGACGTGGTCCAGTGCCGCGCCGGGGAAATTATTCCCTCCGATGGGGAAGTGATCGAGGGCATTGCGACGGTCGACGAATCGGCGGTGACCGGCGAGTCCGCTCCGGTAATCCGGGAGAGCGGCGGCGACCGCAGCGCGGTCACGGGCGGTACCAAGGTGCTCAGTGATGCGATCATGGTGCGCATCACAGCGGTCCGGGGTCAAACCTTTCTCGACCGCATGATCAGCCTGATCGAAGGCGCCCGGCGGCAAAAAACGCCCAACGAGATCGCCCTTTCGATCCTGTTGACGGTGCTCTCGCTCATTTTCCTGCTGGTCACGGTCTCGCTCTACTTTTTCGGCGCCTACAGCCTGACGGGTTCCGGTGCGACCGGCGCTCCGCTGCTCAGTCTGCCGGTCCTGATCGCGCTGCTGGTCTGTCTGATTCCGACCACGATCGGCGGGCTACTCTCCGCCATCGGTATTAGTGGGATGGATCGCATGCTCCGCCATAACGTCATCGCCACCAGCGGACGGGCGGTCGAAGCGGCCGGTGATATCGATGTCTTGCTCCTGGATAAAACCGGCACCATCACACTGGGCAACCGCATGGCTGCCGATTTGATCCCCGTGCCGGGTCTTGAAAAAAGGCGCCTGGCGGAGGCCGCCTACCTGGCCTCCATCGCCGACGAGACGCCGGAGGGACGCTCTATTGTCGTCCTCGCCAAAAATGAGTACGACCTGCGTATGGGCGGAACCCCGCATGACAGTTACCATTTCATTCCCTTCACGGCACAATCACGCATGAGCGGCATCGATATTCCGCTTTCCGCCAACCGTATCCGGAAAATCCGCAAGGGCGCAGTGCCCGCGGTCGAAGACTTTATTCTTGAGCAAAAGGGGACCTTCCCGGAAGCGGTGCATATTGCCGGCAATGCGATCGCAGCACAGGGCGGCACGCCGCTGGCTGTCGCTGAAGACAATCAGGTTTTGGGGCTGGTATTTCTCAAGGATGTCGTTAAGGGCGGGATCAACGAGCGTTTTGCCCAGATGCGGCGGATGGGCATCAGCACCATCATGATCACCGGCGACAACGTCCTCACCGCCGTCGCCATCGCGGTGGAGGCAGGCGTCGACGATTTCATCGCCAACGCCCGGCCTGAAGATAAACTTCGGGCGATCCGGGTCATGCAGTCGCAAGGGCATCGCCTCGCCATGATTGGTGACGGCACCAACGACGCGCCGGCCCTGGCGCAGGCCGATGTCGGCGTCGCCATGAATTCAGGCACCCAAGCGGCGCGCGAGGCCGGTAATATGGTCGACCTCGACAGCAATCCGACCAAGCTGCTCGATATCGTCGAAATCGGCAAGCAGTTGCTGATGACCCGCGGCGCCCTGACCACCTTCAGCATCACCAACGATGTCGCCAAGTATTTCGCCATTCTGCCGGCGCTCTTTGGGACACTCTATGCCGGTGTCTCCAGCCGCGGCCCGCTTGCAGCGCTGGACCTCATGCGTTTGCACTCACCGGCCAGTGCGATCCTCAGTGCCGTCATTTTCAATGCCCTGATCATCATCGCCCTGGTGCCGCTGGCCCTTCGCGGCGTGACTGTCAAGCCGGCACCAGCCTCCGAAACCCTGAAACGCAATCTACTCCTCTACGGCCTGGGCGGCTTGTTGATTCCCTTCATCGGCATCAAACTCATCGATTTGCTCCTTGCCGCCCTTAGGCTCATTTGA
- a CDS encoding potassium-transporting ATPase subunit C, protein MKLRSDAVASLRMLLVMTLICGGLYPAAVTLLARLFFPHQAGGSLLRVEGQVSASRLLAYRDDDPVDFHFRPSACGWNTMPGTASNLAPSSGAWHDSLRVRRSRFLRENRLADTTRVPAEMLCSSGSGLDPDISPAAAHLQVMRIVMCRGGGPEETQQLHLLIDSATRQNSATLWGAPIVNVSELNYRLNKTYGFITLQKATP, encoded by the coding sequence ATGAAACTGCGTTCCGACGCCGTTGCCAGCTTGCGTATGCTTCTGGTCATGACCTTGATCTGCGGCGGCCTCTACCCCGCCGCAGTGACCCTGCTGGCTCGCCTCTTTTTTCCGCATCAGGCTGGAGGCTCTCTGCTCAGAGTGGAGGGGCAGGTCAGCGCTTCTCGGCTGCTAGCCTACCGGGATGATGACCCCGTGGACTTTCATTTTCGTCCCTCGGCCTGCGGCTGGAACACCATGCCCGGAACCGCCAGCAACCTTGCCCCTTCAAGTGGTGCATGGCATGATTCGTTGAGAGTGCGGCGCAGCCGGTTCCTTCGGGAGAACCGCCTTGCCGATACCACCCGGGTGCCGGCCGAGATGCTCTGCTCTTCCGGATCGGGGCTGGATCCGGATATCAGTCCGGCCGCGGCCCATCTGCAGGTGATGCGAATCGTCATGTGCCGCGGTGGCGGACCGGAGGAAACCCAGCAGCTCCACTTGTTGATAGACAGCGCCACCCGGCAAAATTCAGCCACGCTTTGGGGTGCGCCCATCGTCAACGTCAGCGAACTCAATTATAGATTGAACAAGACGTACGGATTCATTACCTTACAGAAGGCAACACCTTGA
- a CDS encoding sensor histidine kinase KdpD, translating into MNDDSPSRSEPDALLAKIKAAESGIRKGRLKIFFGMCAGVGKTFAMLREARQLKAEGREVVIGLIETHGRAETEALTSGIERLDLLPLSHREITFHEFHLDAALQRQPGLILVDELAHSNIPGARHPKRYQDVLELLDNGIDVFTTLNVQHLESYATTVEEITGVPVRETVPDSVLERADEIALIDIPEPELLKRLAEGKVYAPEGARRAARGFFRSGNLTALREMALRVTADHVDRQLRTWMENEKIAGPWKSSHRLLAGLSWSPFSAQLIRWTRRMAAALGASWMAVYVETSAKRTPAQTELLMKNMRLAQELGAELVTVYNEDIVEGLLAVARENNVTQIVVGKPGGGRVRRFFAGEPLVNKLIRTSGQIDIHIVRGEMDEAVPAPAIPRPHPHSTASDYGLGLLAVSCVTALLFALPMQINYLSVALYLLFVVTLLSLKIGRGPVLAAAGLSALLWNLLFIPPRFTFSIARVEDVLIFCLYFVIAIVTGTLTAEIRRKEEIVRQREQRAVALYTMSQQLAAAGSLPAIIRIAHEQIARTFDADVALFLQDGDGLAIQNGGSWQPDDKEVSVAQWVAKNRKAAGKATANLPQAYGRFEPLATPREVHGVAGLAFHQEEIFSLDQESLLANFCSQIAAAIERERFIENRHQVELADASEKLFKTLLNSVSHEFRTPLSVISGAIETLTDTALPLAAPDRHALLEEIRSAASRLNALVENLLNMSRLESGHIHPKLEWCDIGDIFSALHRRFIPAAMQHHVVFQSTEHLPLILTDPGLVEQALAHLIENALRYTPEKTGIEVRAGMELATLILKVRDQGPGIPDDALPHIFDKFRRIVPSSRGGTGLGLSISKGLIESMNGTISAANAPEGGLEITLRLPVESMMPPAKGIQR; encoded by the coding sequence ATGAACGACGATTCTCCTAGCAGGTCCGAACCTGACGCGCTGCTGGCCAAGATCAAGGCGGCGGAGTCCGGTATCAGGAAGGGCCGGCTGAAGATTTTTTTCGGCATGTGTGCGGGGGTCGGCAAGACCTTTGCCATGCTGCGCGAAGCCCGGCAGCTCAAAGCCGAAGGCCGCGAGGTCGTAATCGGCCTTATCGAGACCCATGGCCGCGCCGAGACAGAAGCTCTGACGAGCGGCATCGAGCGCCTCGATCTCCTCCCGCTCTCCCACCGGGAGATCACCTTCCACGAATTCCATCTCGATGCCGCCTTGCAACGGCAGCCCGGTCTCATCCTCGTCGACGAACTGGCCCACAGCAACATTCCCGGGGCACGCCACCCCAAACGCTACCAGGATGTGCTCGAACTCCTTGATAACGGAATCGATGTCTTTACCACGCTCAACGTCCAGCACCTCGAGAGTTATGCGACCACGGTTGAGGAGATCACCGGTGTGCCTGTTCGTGAAACGGTTCCTGATTCGGTGCTCGAGCGGGCGGATGAGATTGCGCTGATTGACATACCCGAGCCAGAACTGCTCAAACGGCTTGCAGAGGGCAAGGTCTATGCCCCGGAAGGAGCCCGGCGCGCAGCCCGGGGCTTTTTCCGCTCCGGCAATCTGACCGCACTGCGTGAAATGGCACTGCGCGTCACAGCGGACCATGTCGACCGGCAATTGCGCACCTGGATGGAGAATGAAAAAATCGCCGGACCGTGGAAATCCAGCCACCGGCTGCTGGCCGGGTTGAGCTGGAGCCCCTTTTCGGCGCAATTGATCCGCTGGACCAGACGCATGGCCGCCGCTCTGGGCGCATCATGGATGGCCGTCTATGTCGAGACCTCGGCGAAACGGACTCCGGCGCAAACGGAGCTGCTGATGAAGAACATGCGGTTGGCGCAGGAACTTGGGGCAGAACTTGTTACCGTGTATAATGAGGATATTGTTGAGGGCTTGCTGGCGGTGGCCCGCGAAAACAATGTCACCCAGATTGTCGTCGGCAAGCCCGGAGGAGGCCGGGTGCGCCGGTTCTTTGCAGGCGAACCCCTGGTCAACAAACTGATCCGCACCAGCGGCCAAATCGATATCCATATTGTCCGCGGCGAAATGGATGAGGCGGTGCCTGCGCCAGCCATCCCCAGACCGCATCCTCACAGCACGGCCAGCGATTATGGCCTGGGGCTGCTGGCGGTCAGCTGCGTCACGGCCCTGCTTTTCGCATTGCCAATGCAAATTAACTATTTGTCGGTCGCGCTCTATCTGCTCTTCGTCGTCACGCTGCTTTCCCTTAAAATCGGCCGCGGTCCTGTGCTGGCTGCAGCGGGACTGAGCGCCCTATTGTGGAATTTGCTTTTCATTCCGCCGCGCTTTACTTTCAGCATTGCGCGAGTCGAGGATGTGCTTATATTCTGTCTGTATTTTGTCATCGCAATCGTCACCGGCACACTGACCGCCGAGATACGCCGCAAGGAAGAGATCGTCCGGCAGCGGGAGCAGCGCGCGGTAGCGCTCTATACCATGTCGCAGCAGCTTGCCGCAGCCGGTTCGCTGCCGGCTATCATCCGCATCGCCCATGAACAAATCGCCCGCACCTTTGATGCGGATGTCGCGCTTTTTTTGCAGGACGGCGACGGACTAGCCATTCAAAACGGCGGCAGCTGGCAACCCGATGACAAGGAAGTTTCTGTGGCCCAATGGGTCGCCAAAAACCGCAAGGCCGCCGGCAAGGCCACGGCGAATCTGCCACAGGCATACGGACGGTTTGAACCGCTGGCCACCCCGCGTGAGGTCCATGGGGTCGCAGGCCTCGCTTTCCATCAGGAGGAGATCTTCAGCCTGGATCAGGAATCGCTCTTGGCTAATTTCTGCAGCCAAATCGCCGCCGCCATCGAGCGCGAACGATTTATCGAGAACCGTCATCAAGTCGAGTTGGCGGACGCCTCGGAAAAACTCTTCAAGACCCTGCTTAATTCGGTCTCGCACGAGTTCCGCACGCCGCTATCGGTCATTTCCGGAGCCATTGAAACCTTGACGGATACCGCCCTGCCGCTTGCAGCGCCGGACCGCCATGCCCTTCTAGAGGAGATTCGCAGCGCGGCCAGCCGGCTCAATGCCCTGGTGGAGAATTTGCTCAACATGTCGCGCCTGGAATCGGGGCACATCCACCCCAAATTGGAATGGTGCGATATCGGAGATATCTTTAGCGCCCTGCACCGCCGCTTCATTCCGGCAGCGATGCAGCATCACGTCGTCTTTCAAAGTACTGAGCACCTCCCTCTGATCCTGACCGATCCCGGACTTGTCGAGCAGGCGCTGGCTCACCTCATCGAAAATGCTTTAAGGTATACTCCGGAAAAAACCGGTATTGAAGTTAGGGCCGGCATGGAGCTGGCTACCTTGATCCTCAAGGTACGAGATCAGGGCCCCGGAATCCCTGACGACGCTTTGCCGCATATCTTTGACAAATTCCGCCGCATCGTTCCAAGTTCGCGAGGCGGCACCGGACTCGGCCTCTCCATCAGCAAAGGATTGATAGAAAGTATGAACGGCACCATCTCGGCGGCCAATGCCCCGGAAGGCGGGCTGGAGATCACCCTCCGCCTGCCAGTGGAGTCCATGATGCCTCCAGCTAAGGGAATCCAGAGATGA
- a CDS encoding response regulator, whose protein sequence is MNPIKILVIDDEIQIRRYLRIGLEAQGFRVSEAASGEEGVVQAAMIRPDLIILDLGLPDRDGLDVLRALREWSQIPVIVLSVRDTEEDKIALLDAGADDYLTKPFSTGELAARLRVALRHLAPEAGEALFRSGDLQVDLASRLVSVAGRPVKLTATEYDLLRLLVQHAGKVLTHTHILRDLWGRTGSEEMQYLRVYISQLRHKIEADPAHPQLLITETGVGYRLQIVATTENL, encoded by the coding sequence ATGAACCCCATCAAGATATTAGTCATTGATGACGAGATCCAGATCCGCCGATATCTGCGGATCGGGCTCGAGGCGCAAGGATTTCGTGTGAGTGAAGCAGCTAGCGGCGAGGAGGGCGTGGTGCAAGCCGCCATGATCCGGCCGGATCTCATCATCCTTGATCTGGGCTTGCCGGACCGGGATGGGCTGGACGTGTTGCGGGCTTTGCGCGAATGGTCGCAGATCCCTGTGATTGTGCTCTCGGTTCGCGATACCGAAGAAGATAAAATCGCTTTGCTGGATGCCGGAGCAGACGACTATCTGACCAAGCCGTTCAGCACCGGCGAGCTGGCTGCGCGTCTCCGCGTTGCCCTGCGCCATTTGGCTCCTGAGGCCGGCGAGGCGCTCTTCCGCAGCGGGGATTTGCAGGTCGACCTGGCCAGCCGGCTGGTCTCCGTCGCCGGCCGTCCGGTCAAACTGACGGCCACCGAATATGATCTCCTTCGCCTTTTGGTACAGCACGCCGGCAAGGTTTTGACACACACCCATATCCTGCGGGACCTGTGGGGCAGAACGGGCAGTGAAGAAATGCAGTATCTGCGGGTTTATATTTCGCAGCTGCGGCACAAGATCGAAGCGGATCCTGCACATCCTCAGCTGCTGATCACAGAAACAGGGGTGGGATACCGCCTGCAGATAGTGGCAACCACGGAGAATCTCTGA
- a CDS encoding cyclic nucleotide-binding domain-containing protein — protein METLEAILSAHTFFKDLDPKFITLLTGCSSNRRYAANSYLFRDGEEANDFFLVCKGRVGIEIPLQGDPPIILQTVEEGDILGWSWLLPPYFWHFDARAQLDTEVIALDGRYIRAECEKNHSLGYEMLKRFAQIMERRLEATRLQLLDVYGKG, from the coding sequence ATGGAAACGTTGGAAGCCATCCTAAGCGCGCATACCTTTTTCAAGGACCTCGATCCGAAATTCATCACACTGCTCACCGGCTGTTCGAGCAATCGCCGATATGCGGCCAACAGCTACCTTTTCCGGGACGGTGAGGAAGCCAACGATTTTTTCCTGGTTTGCAAAGGGCGGGTGGGCATCGAGATCCCGCTGCAGGGCGATCCCCCCATCATTCTCCAAACCGTAGAAGAGGGTGACATCCTCGGCTGGTCCTGGCTGCTGCCGCCCTATTTCTGGCATTTTGATGCCCGGGCCCAGCTGGATACCGAGGTCATCGCCCTGGACGGCCGCTATATCCGTGCGGAATGCGAAAAAAATCATTCCCTGGGATACGAGATGCTCAAGCGGTTCGCCCAAATCATGGAGCGCCGTCTGGAGGCAACACGATTGCAGCTGCTTGATGTTTATGGAAAAGGATAG
- a CDS encoding DUF3795 domain-containing protein, with protein sequence MVKMISVCGLDCFGCECREATLSGDMEKKADIAVRWSKNYNATLTAADIHCVGCTEAGEHFGWCEQCPIRTCAISRSYKTCAECAEFPCDKSQFILSAVPDAKANIESLRAI encoded by the coding sequence ATGGTAAAAATGATCTCGGTCTGCGGGCTGGATTGTTTTGGCTGCGAATGCCGTGAGGCTACACTTTCAGGGGACATGGAGAAGAAGGCGGATATCGCGGTGCGCTGGTCCAAAAATTATAACGCTACATTGACCGCTGCCGACATTCACTGCGTCGGCTGTACCGAGGCCGGCGAGCACTTTGGCTGGTGCGAGCAGTGCCCGATCCGCACCTGCGCGATTTCCAGGAGCTACAAGACCTGTGCCGAGTGTGCCGAGTTTCCCTGCGACAAGAGCCAGTTCATCCTCAGCGCGGTGCCCGACGCCAAGGCCAATATCGAATCCCTGCGCGCCATTTGA